A region from the Gossypium hirsutum isolate 1008001.06 chromosome A08, Gossypium_hirsutum_v2.1, whole genome shotgun sequence genome encodes:
- the LOC107952486 gene encoding protein LURP-one-related 15, translated as MEHVQAYPPPAVPSAYPPLATRVSVIGPQYCYPQPIDLVVLRKVLTIREGKFAVTDIYSNIMFKTKGKFFSIHDRRLLTDAAGNPVCTLRHKIMTVHDRWQVFRGESTEEKDLIFTAKRSSMIQLKTKLHVFLATNPKEDVCDFRMEGSWLERSCFIYSGELNTILAQMHKKHSVESEFLGKDKFMVTVYPNVDYAFVVALIAILDGINNDDDFE; from the exons ATGGAACACGTACAGGCATATCCTCCGCCGGCTGTACCAAGTGCTTACCCACCTTTGGCTACTCGTGTTTCCGTGATTGGGCCTCAATACTGCTACCCTCAACCAATAGATCTGGTTGTCCTCAGAAAGGTTTTGACCATCAGAGAGGGCAAATTTGCTGTCACTGACATCTATAGCAACATTATGTTCAAAACCAAAGGCAAATTTTTCAGCATCCATGACCGTCGCCTCTTAACTGATGCTGCCGGAAATCCCGTTTGCACTCTTCGACACAAG ATAATGACCGTCCACGATAGATGGCAAGTATTCAGGGGGGAAAGCACGGAAGAAAAAGATCTGATATTCACAGCGAAGCGATCATCAATGATCCAACTCAAGACCAAATTGCATGTGTTCTTGGCAACCAACCCAAAAGAGGATGTTTGTGATTTCAGAATGGAAGGAAGCTGGCTGGAAAGATCCTGTTTCATTTATTCCGGAGAGCTTAACACTATTTTGGCTCAG ATGCACAAGAAGCACAGTGTTGAAAGCGAATTCCTTGGGAAGGACAAGTTTATGGTGACGGTATATCCGAACGTGGATTATGCCTTCGTGGTGGCTCTCATAGCCATCCTTGATGGGATTAACAATGACGACGATTTTGAGTGA